Within the Candidatus Delongbacteria bacterium genome, the region GTCATCCGTGAAGCAGGCTTCGCCCAGGATGACGTCCTCGCCGATGCCGTCGTCCCAGTTGGCGCCGGCAAAGACCTGGAAGTTGAAGCAGATGGTCGTGGCGTTCAGGTCCTCGAAGTCGCCGAAGTTGCTTAAGGCGATCTCGAAGTCCGGGCTGGCCAGGAAGGGCGAATAGAAGTGGCCGCCGTAGTTGGCCGGCAGCGGCGCGCCGAAGCAGGTCGGCAGGCCGAAGGGCAGATAGCTGAAGGCGCTGACCCCGATGCCGGTGGCCGTGCCGAAGAAGCTGTCGCCGGCGATCACGTCGTAGGTGCCGTCCTGATCGAAGTCGAAGGCGATGCAGATGGCCTCGGAATTGGCCAGGTCGGCGTAGTCCGCGCCGCCATTCTGGGCCAGCCAGGGCGAGGTGAAGCCGTCGATGCCGTCGCCGTCGGCGTCACCGGCCACGCCGAAGAAGTCCAGGCCCACGGCCAGAACGCCCGTCGTCCGGTTCAGCTCAAAGCTGGCGCCGGTCATGTCCCAACCAGGCACGG harbors:
- a CDS encoding T9SS type A sorting domain-containing protein; protein product: MSKRLLFALLGTLAFGPAAFPAVFTGVVPTDFNGTDVVSVPDPLGDVSVPTFNAPPGTVPGWDMTGASFELNRTTGVLAVGLDFFGVAGDADGDGIDGFTSPWLAQNGGADYADLANSEAICIAFDFDQDGTYDVIAGDSFFGTATGIGVSAFSYLPFGLPTCFGAPLPANYGGHFYSPFLASPDFEIALSNFGDFEDLNATTICFNFQVFAGANWDDGIGEDVILGEACFTDDGQVEAQPLPTSPDLIRAFPNPFNPTTTLAVELAETGHVELAIFNLQGQQVASLVNGSLSAGSHQVAFHAGNLPSGLYLARLSTVSGQQVSRLVLTK